A single region of the Stenotrophomonas sp. Marseille-Q4652 genome encodes:
- a CDS encoding response regulator, with product MTIRVFLIDDHALVRTGIKMILAGETGIEVVGEAESGESALPLVRQLKPDVVLCDLHLPGVSGLEVTERIVRSGLGTKVVIVSVLEDGPLPKRLLEAGASGYVGKGGDAQELVRAVHDVAMGRRYLGTTIAQNLALANLEGSESPFDALSPRELEVALLLTQGLRQEEIARRLCLSAKTINTHKARLFEKIGISDSIALARLASQYGLLEPARPI from the coding sequence ATGACTATCAGGGTATTTTTGATCGACGATCACGCACTGGTGCGCACCGGCATCAAGATGATCCTTGCCGGCGAAACCGGCATCGAGGTCGTCGGCGAGGCCGAAAGCGGCGAGAGCGCCTTGCCGCTGGTGCGCCAGCTCAAGCCCGATGTCGTCCTGTGCGACCTGCACCTGCCCGGCGTCAGCGGGTTGGAAGTGACAGAGCGCATCGTACGCAGCGGACTGGGAACGAAGGTCGTCATCGTCTCCGTTCTGGAGGATGGCCCGCTGCCCAAGCGCCTGCTGGAGGCCGGTGCCTCCGGCTACGTGGGCAAGGGTGGCGATGCCCAGGAGCTGGTGCGCGCCGTGCACGACGTTGCCATGGGGCGCCGCTACCTCGGTACCACCATTGCCCAGAACCTCGCGCTGGCCAACCTGGAAGGCAGCGAATCGCCGTTCGATGCGCTGTCGCCGCGCGAGCTGGAAGTGGCGCTGCTGCTTACCCAGGGCCTGCGCCAGGAAGAGATCGCCCGTCGGTTGTGCCTGAGCGCCAAGACCATCAACACCCACAAGGCGCGGCTGTTCGAGAAGATCGGCATCAGCGACAGCATCGCGCTGGCCCGTCTGGCCAGCCAGTACGGGCTGCTGGAGCCCGCGCGTCCGATCTGA
- the ispG gene encoding flavodoxin-dependent (E)-4-hydroxy-3-methylbut-2-enyl-diphosphate synthase — protein MHDAVTQPTPPSNATAWPRRITQSVDIGGVKVGGGSPVVVQSMTNTDTADVASSVKQVAELWRAGSEMVRLTVNNPESAAAIPRIVDKLAMMGINVPLIGDFHYNGHQLLAAEPACAEALAKYRINPGNVGFGKKKDTQFAQLIEFAIRYDKPVRIGANWGSLDQALAAKLMDENSRRQQPWDAGRVLREALIRSALDSAEQAVELGLPRDRIVLSAKVSGVQELIAVYRDLAQRSDFALHLGLTEAGIGSKGIVASSAALAVLLQEGIGDTIRISLTPEPGQSRTQEVIVAQELLQTTGQRAFTPLVTACPGCGRTTSEFFQELARVVQNHVREKMPVWKVSHPGAENMTLAVMGCVVNGPGESRHANIGISLPGTGEAPAAPVFVDGEKKVTLRGENIAQEFVALIDSYVEEKYARNAG, from the coding sequence ATGCACGACGCCGTCACCCAGCCGACTCCGCCCAGCAACGCTACTGCCTGGCCCCGCCGCATCACCCAGTCCGTGGACATCGGCGGGGTAAAGGTTGGCGGGGGCAGCCCCGTGGTCGTGCAGTCGATGACCAACACCGATACCGCCGACGTGGCCTCCAGCGTCAAGCAGGTCGCCGAGCTGTGGCGGGCCGGCTCGGAAATGGTGCGGCTGACAGTCAACAATCCCGAATCGGCCGCGGCGATCCCGCGCATCGTCGACAAGCTGGCGATGATGGGCATCAACGTGCCGCTGATCGGTGACTTCCACTACAACGGCCACCAGCTGCTTGCCGCCGAGCCGGCCTGTGCCGAGGCGCTGGCCAAGTACCGGATCAACCCGGGCAACGTCGGTTTCGGCAAGAAGAAGGACACCCAGTTCGCCCAGTTGATAGAGTTCGCGATCCGCTACGACAAGCCGGTGCGCATCGGTGCGAACTGGGGTTCGCTGGACCAGGCCCTGGCGGCGAAGCTGATGGACGAGAACAGCCGTCGCCAGCAGCCCTGGGATGCCGGCCGCGTGCTGCGCGAGGCGCTGATCCGGTCGGCGCTGGACTCGGCCGAACAGGCCGTCGAGCTCGGCCTGCCGCGCGATCGCATCGTGCTGTCGGCCAAGGTCAGCGGCGTGCAGGAACTGATCGCCGTCTATCGCGACCTGGCCCAGCGTTCGGACTTCGCCCTGCACCTGGGCCTGACCGAAGCCGGCATCGGCAGCAAGGGCATCGTTGCTTCGTCGGCAGCACTGGCCGTGCTGCTGCAGGAAGGCATCGGCGACACCATCCGCATCTCGCTCACGCCCGAGCCCGGGCAATCGCGCACGCAGGAAGTGATCGTCGCCCAGGAGCTGCTGCAGACCACCGGCCAGCGTGCCTTCACCCCGCTGGTGACTGCATGCCCGGGTTGCGGCCGCACCACCTCGGAGTTCTTCCAGGAGCTGGCCAGGGTCGTGCAGAACCACGTGCGCGAGAAGATGCCGGTGTGGAAGGTCAGCCACCCAGGCGCGGAGAACATGACCCTGGCGGTGATGGGCTGCGTGGTCAACGGACCGGGCGAATCGCGCCACGCCAACATCGGCATCTCGCTGCCGGGGACTGGCGAGGCGCCGGCTGCGCCGGTGTTCGTCGATGGCGAGAAGAAGGTGACCCTGCGTGGCGAGAACATCGCCCAGGAATTCGTCGCGCTGATCGACAGCTACGTCGAAGAGAAATATGCCCGTAACGCCGGGTAA
- the panD gene encoding aspartate 1-decarboxylase, protein MQLSLLKTKIHRATVTHSELNYEGSIAIDDDLLEATGIREFEQVHIWDVTNGSRFSTYAIRAEAGSGVISLNGGAARHVQVGDIIIIAAFASMSEEEAAMFQPKLVYVDGANKITHTNNSIPTQAA, encoded by the coding sequence ATGCAACTCTCCCTGCTCAAGACCAAGATCCACCGCGCCACCGTCACCCATTCCGAGCTGAACTACGAAGGCTCGATCGCCATCGATGACGACCTGCTGGAAGCCACCGGCATCCGCGAGTTCGAGCAGGTGCATATCTGGGACGTGACCAACGGCAGCCGTTTCTCGACCTATGCCATCCGCGCCGAAGCCGGCAGCGGCGTGATCTCGCTCAACGGTGGCGCCGCGCGTCACGTACAGGTCGGTGACATCATCATCATCGCCGCCTTCGCTAGCATGAGCGAGGAAGAGGCCGCGATGTTCCAGCCCAAGCTGGTCTATGTCGACGGGGCCAACAAGATCACCCACACGAACAACAGCATCCCGACCCAGGCCGCATGA
- the rne gene encoding ribonuclease E, with translation MKRMLINATQAEELRVAIVDGQTLYDIDIEQPSREQKKSNIYKGRITRLEPSLEAAFVEYGGDRHGFLPLKEISRDYFQAGVDHNKATIKELLREGQEVVVQVDKEERGNKGAALTTFISLAGRYMVLMPNSPTAGGVSRRIEGEDRAALKEALDKLNIPDDMGVIIRTAGVGRDAEELQWDLDYLLQVWRSIAEAALTKPAPFLIYQESRLIVRALRDYLRSDIGEILVDTEELYETAREFMQQVMPQTLRKLKHYKDDIPLFNRFQIESQIEAIYERNVRLPSGGSIVVDQTEALTAIDVNSSRATKGSDIEETAFQTNLEAAEEVARQLRLRDLGGLVVIDFIDMSSNKHQREVENRLQNALKYDRARVQLGRISRFGLMEMSRQRLRPSLGESSQIVCPRCDGHGRMRSVESLSLSIIRVAEEHAMKENTGQVLVQAPVEIANFLLNEKRGALREIETRHDAPIIIVADEQMQTPHYEVTRLRENELGEESSKPSYQRGTPRKLPVHALTKAQLNIPPAPAVTNVKHSSPAPVREVVEPEPAPAPAPVAAPVAAPAAVGVVGWLKRIFGGEPAAPAAPAQRQQQDGNRGNRNDRGDRNQRRDGNRNGNGAQGRNGQPRREERRDDRRQNGTPSQAPASGNAGSANNAQRPQKQKGEQQQPKQRNEPRGEQQQPKLKQARQPRPQDGERQVQGDKPARQPQDTEKQQALPAAAEAATVAPAVAAATVAAAPTVRTEAQPKAAEQVAPVEEVAEVAAASEASLPSAPGEEGNGEGSSRRRRGRRGGRRRRRGGAEGEASNGDSLDNGDDSTDDADSIEESGQASREPGMTVSGKQPEFDFDDELVATPATAAVEAPREAKAEQAKAAPAPSNAPAGEAAAAAPAAVAATVVATDASTEALAAPAPLVSAPVVSAPVEVAEPKWAEAQPQTASTDAEAPVRSEPVQTTMLDELAAIEPARVAEQRAPAPSPAPVTEVAVEAPPAVRPFEEVKAPAEPTEAPGPVKITDAPAAEVAAPAAEEAASAAGTEPAETEEKKEPHAG, from the coding sequence ATGAAGCGAATGCTGATCAATGCCACGCAGGCAGAAGAACTGCGCGTGGCAATCGTGGACGGCCAGACCCTCTACGACATCGACATCGAACAGCCGTCCCGGGAACAGAAGAAGTCCAACATCTACAAGGGCCGCATCACCCGCCTCGAGCCGTCGCTGGAAGCGGCCTTTGTCGAATACGGCGGTGACCGCCACGGCTTCCTGCCGCTGAAGGAAATCTCCCGCGATTACTTCCAGGCCGGCGTCGACCACAACAAGGCGACGATCAAGGAACTGCTGCGCGAAGGCCAGGAAGTGGTCGTGCAGGTGGACAAGGAAGAGCGCGGCAACAAGGGCGCGGCGCTGACCACGTTCATCTCGCTGGCCGGCCGCTACATGGTGCTGATGCCGAACTCCCCGACCGCTGGCGGCGTTTCGCGCCGGATCGAGGGCGAGGACCGCGCTGCGCTGAAGGAAGCGCTGGACAAGCTGAACATCCCCGACGACATGGGCGTGATCATCCGCACCGCCGGCGTCGGCCGCGATGCGGAGGAACTGCAGTGGGACCTGGATTACCTTCTGCAGGTGTGGCGCTCGATCGCCGAGGCCGCGCTGACCAAGCCGGCTCCGTTCCTGATCTACCAGGAATCGCGGCTGATCGTCCGTGCCCTGCGTGACTACCTGCGTTCCGACATCGGCGAGATCCTGGTCGACACCGAGGAGCTGTACGAGACCGCGCGCGAGTTCATGCAGCAGGTGATGCCGCAGACCCTGCGCAAGCTCAAGCACTACAAGGACGACATACCGCTGTTCAACCGCTTCCAGATCGAATCGCAGATCGAGGCGATCTACGAGCGCAACGTGCGCCTGCCGTCCGGCGGCTCGATCGTTGTCGACCAGACCGAAGCGCTGACCGCCATCGACGTGAACTCCTCGCGCGCCACCAAGGGCAGCGACATCGAGGAGACCGCGTTCCAGACCAACCTGGAAGCGGCCGAGGAAGTGGCCCGCCAGCTGCGCCTGCGCGACCTGGGCGGCCTGGTGGTCATCGACTTCATCGACATGTCCTCGAACAAGCACCAGCGCGAAGTCGAGAACCGCCTGCAGAACGCCCTCAAGTACGACCGCGCCCGGGTCCAGCTCGGCCGCATCAGCCGCTTCGGCCTGATGGAAATGAGCCGCCAGCGCCTGCGCCCGAGCCTGGGTGAGTCCAGCCAGATCGTGTGCCCGCGTTGCGACGGCCATGGCCGCATGCGCAGCGTCGAATCGCTGTCGCTGTCGATCATCCGCGTCGCCGAAGAGCATGCGATGAAGGAGAACACCGGACAGGTGCTGGTCCAGGCCCCGGTGGAAATCGCCAACTTCCTGCTCAACGAGAAGCGCGGCGCGCTGCGCGAGATCGAGACCCGCCACGACGCGCCGATCATCATCGTTGCCGACGAGCAGATGCAGACCCCGCACTACGAGGTCACCCGCCTGCGCGAGAACGAGCTGGGCGAAGAGAGCAGCAAGCCGAGCTACCAGCGCGGCACCCCGCGCAAGCTGCCGGTGCATGCCCTGACCAAGGCCCAGCTGAACATCCCGCCGGCTCCGGCGGTGACCAACGTCAAGCACAGCTCGCCCGCCCCGGTGCGCGAGGTGGTGGAGCCGGAACCGGCGCCCGCCCCGGCCCCCGTGGCCGCGCCGGTCGCCGCTCCTGCAGCCGTGGGTGTCGTCGGCTGGCTCAAGCGCATCTTCGGCGGCGAACCGGCAGCGCCGGCCGCCCCGGCCCAGCGCCAGCAGCAGGACGGCAACCGCGGCAACCGCAACGATCGCGGCGACCGCAACCAGCGTCGTGACGGCAACCGCAACGGCAATGGTGCCCAGGGCCGCAATGGCCAGCCGCGCCGCGAGGAGCGCCGCGACGACCGTCGCCAGAACGGCACCCCGTCCCAGGCACCGGCCTCCGGCAATGCCGGCAGCGCCAACAATGCGCAGCGTCCGCAGAAGCAGAAGGGCGAGCAGCAGCAGCCCAAGCAGCGCAATGAGCCGCGTGGCGAACAGCAGCAGCCGAAGCTGAAGCAGGCCCGGCAGCCGCGTCCGCAGGATGGCGAGCGCCAGGTGCAGGGTGACAAGCCGGCCCGCCAGCCGCAGGACACCGAGAAGCAGCAGGCCCTGCCGGCGGCCGCCGAGGCCGCAACTGTGGCTCCGGCCGTAGCCGCCGCCACCGTGGCTGCCGCCCCGACCGTCCGTACCGAAGCACAGCCGAAGGCGGCCGAACAGGTCGCACCGGTTGAGGAAGTAGCGGAAGTCGCAGCCGCCTCCGAAGCCAGCCTCCCCAGCGCTCCGGGTGAGGAAGGTAATGGCGAAGGCAGCTCGCGCCGCCGTCGCGGCCGCCGCGGTGGTCGTCGTCGTCGTCGCGGTGGTGCCGAGGGCGAAGCCAGCAATGGCGATTCGCTGGATAACGGCGATGATTCCACTGACGATGCCGACAGTATCGAAGAAAGCGGACAGGCCAGCCGCGAGCCGGGCATGACCGTCAGCGGCAAGCAGCCGGAGTTCGATTTCGACGACGAGCTGGTTGCAACGCCGGCCACCGCGGCGGTCGAAGCGCCGCGCGAAGCCAAGGCCGAACAGGCCAAGGCAGCGCCGGCTCCGTCCAACGCTCCGGCCGGGGAAGCTGCAGCCGCCGCTCCGGCAGCAGTTGCCGCTACCGTGGTGGCAACCGACGCCAGCACTGAAGCGCTGGCCGCACCGGCCCCGCTCGTATCGGCCCCGGTCGTATCGGCCCCGGTCGAAGTTGCCGAACCCAAGTGGGCCGAAGCCCAGCCGCAGACTGCCAGCACCGACGCCGAAGCGCCGGTACGCAGCGAGCCGGTGCAGACCACGATGCTCGACGAACTGGCCGCGATCGAGCCGGCCAGGGTTGCCGAGCAGCGTGCACCTGCGCCCTCCCCGGCCCCGGTGACGGAAGTCGCCGTGGAAGCGCCCCCGGCCGTGCGCCCGTTCGAGGAAGTCAAGGCTCCGGCCGAACCGACGGAAGCCCCGGGCCCGGTGAAAATCACCGACGCCCCGGCCGCCGAGGTTGCCGCGCCGGCAGCCGAAGAAGCCGCTTCGGCTGCTGGCACCGAGCCGGCCGAGACCGAAGAGAAGAAGGAGCCCCACGCAGGCTGA
- a CDS encoding phosphatase PAP2 family protein translates to MPVTPGNKDVAEDAGLGRWLGHNAWRFFVLFVGVLLPLGAFVTLANEIHAMETPWRDIALLWRMRALTSPELDALFVVVSKIGYQWGVIPLDVLVVLVLLLRRRWRRSIFAASAFIGSALLNIGAKNLFQRERPGLWESIAPESTFSFPSGHAMGSMTLAVTLVMLAWRTRWRWPVLVLAAAFVLAVGMSRMYLGVHYPSDILAGWCAALAWVLGVYLLLFGRRHRPRDNRQNDRARSENS, encoded by the coding sequence ATGCCCGTAACGCCGGGTAACAAAGACGTCGCAGAGGATGCCGGCCTAGGCCGGTGGCTGGGCCACAATGCCTGGCGGTTCTTCGTGTTGTTCGTCGGCGTGCTGCTGCCGCTGGGCGCATTCGTCACGCTGGCCAACGAAATCCACGCCATGGAAACCCCATGGCGGGACATTGCCTTGCTGTGGCGGATGCGCGCGCTCACCTCGCCCGAACTGGATGCACTGTTCGTCGTGGTGTCGAAGATCGGCTACCAGTGGGGCGTGATCCCGCTGGACGTGCTGGTGGTGCTGGTGCTGTTGCTGCGGCGTCGCTGGCGGCGGTCGATCTTCGCTGCCAGTGCCTTCATCGGTTCGGCGCTGCTGAACATCGGTGCCAAGAACCTGTTCCAGCGCGAGCGTCCCGGGCTGTGGGAATCGATCGCCCCGGAGAGCACCTTCAGCTTTCCCAGCGGCCATGCCATGGGTTCGATGACGCTGGCGGTGACACTGGTGATGCTGGCGTGGCGCACGCGCTGGCGTTGGCCGGTTCTGGTATTGGCGGCCGCGTTCGTGCTGGCGGTGGGGATGTCGCGTATGTACCTGGGGGTGCATTACCCCTCGGACATCCTTGCCGGCTGGTGTGCGGCACTGGCGTGGGTGCTGGGCGTGTACCTGCTGTTGTTCGGGCGCCGGCACCGCCCGCGCGATAACAGGCAAAATGACAGGGCACGGTCGGAAAACTCCTAG
- a CDS encoding ATP-binding protein, whose protein sequence is MNPSDTSFLRTLCSLRWLATAGQAATIVAATWLLGMQLPQLPLWTGVAFLAVFNLLVQLQLRAAEADPAPVTAFGHILVDVTVLTWMVGWSGGIANPFGSLFLILIALAALALPLRWALAVGFSCVFGYGASAVFGVPLPPGRFLAIELQQWGVAANFLLSSVVVLVFSTRLAGALRERERELALLRERFVRNEGIVALATHAASVAHELNTPLATMTLLADDIAEQCDTPELREDLETLRDLLVQCRERVLALAAPANDANTRTRLVHVLEQWRLVRPTVQLHRHDSTAQDLVLEPGVGHLLMVLLNNAADASEQAGRAQVDLSLHVQDGQLFGEVRDYGRGFDANQAVLPGTLFNSGKTDGMGVGLALSHATIERLRGELWMRPAEGTGTRVGFRLPISPGTDP, encoded by the coding sequence ATGAATCCATCCGACACCTCCTTCCTGCGCACCCTGTGCAGCCTGCGCTGGCTGGCTACCGCCGGCCAGGCGGCCACCATCGTGGCGGCAACCTGGCTGCTGGGCATGCAACTGCCCCAACTGCCGCTGTGGACCGGCGTGGCCTTCCTGGCCGTTTTCAACCTGCTGGTGCAGCTGCAGTTGCGCGCCGCCGAGGCCGATCCGGCGCCGGTGACCGCCTTCGGCCACATCCTGGTCGACGTCACCGTGCTGACCTGGATGGTGGGCTGGAGCGGCGGTATCGCCAATCCGTTCGGCTCGCTGTTCCTGATCCTGATTGCGCTGGCGGCTCTGGCCCTGCCGCTGCGCTGGGCCCTGGCGGTCGGCTTCAGTTGCGTGTTCGGCTATGGGGCCAGCGCGGTGTTCGGCGTGCCCTTGCCGCCCGGGAGGTTCCTGGCGATCGAGCTGCAGCAGTGGGGCGTGGCCGCCAACTTCCTGCTGTCCAGCGTCGTGGTGCTGGTGTTCTCCACCCGCCTGGCCGGCGCGCTGCGCGAACGTGAGCGCGAACTGGCCCTGCTGCGCGAGCGCTTCGTGCGCAACGAGGGCATCGTCGCACTGGCCACGCACGCCGCGTCCGTGGCGCATGAACTCAACACGCCGCTGGCAACCATGACCTTGCTGGCCGACGACATCGCCGAGCAGTGCGATACGCCGGAGCTGCGCGAGGACCTGGAAACCCTGCGCGACCTGCTGGTGCAGTGCCGCGAGCGGGTGCTCGCGCTGGCCGCGCCGGCCAATGACGCCAACACCCGCACCCGGCTGGTGCATGTGCTCGAGCAGTGGCGACTGGTGCGCCCCACCGTGCAGCTGCACCGTCACGACAGCACCGCCCAGGACCTGGTGCTGGAGCCCGGCGTGGGCCACCTGCTGATGGTGCTGCTCAACAACGCCGCCGACGCCAGCGAGCAGGCCGGGCGCGCCCAGGTGGACCTGTCGCTGCACGTGCAGGACGGCCAGCTGTTCGGCGAGGTGCGCGACTACGGGCGCGGCTTTGATGCCAACCAGGCCGTGCTGCCGGGTACCCTGTTCAACAGCGGCAAGACCGACGGGATGGGCGTGGGACTGGCCCTGTCGCATGCCACCATTGAACGGCTGCGCGGCGAGCTGTGGATGCGCCCGGCCGAAGGAACCGGCACCCGCGTCGGCTTCCGCCTGCCCATCAGTCCTGGAACCGATCCATGA
- a CDS encoding response regulator transcription factor produces the protein MNEPSIAGLLVDDDPLYLRTLQRSLARRGLEAQTASDTASALQLARERPPAFALIDLKLGSESGLSLIQPLRELRADMRILLVTGYASIATAVEAIKLGADDYLPKPATMPMILRALGQEDDEAGDEADEPELPDAMTPISRLQWEHIQQAMHETGGNVSAAARLLGMHRRSLQRKLSKRPSPERDPTR, from the coding sequence ATGAACGAACCTTCCATCGCTGGACTGCTGGTCGACGACGACCCCCTGTACCTGCGCACCCTGCAGCGCAGCCTGGCCCGGCGCGGGCTGGAGGCGCAGACCGCCAGCGACACCGCCAGCGCCCTGCAGCTGGCGCGTGAACGGCCGCCAGCCTTTGCCCTGATCGACCTGAAGCTGGGCAGCGAGTCGGGCCTGTCGCTGATCCAGCCGCTGCGCGAGCTGCGTGCGGATATGCGCATCCTGCTGGTCACCGGCTACGCCAGCATTGCCACCGCGGTGGAGGCGATCAAGCTGGGCGCGGACGACTACCTGCCCAAGCCGGCGACGATGCCGATGATCCTGCGCGCGCTCGGCCAAGAGGACGACGAGGCCGGTGACGAAGCCGACGAGCCGGAACTGCCCGACGCGATGACCCCGATCAGCCGGCTGCAGTGGGAACACATCCAGCAGGCCATGCACGAGACTGGCGGTAATGTTTCGGCCGCCGCACGCCTGCTCGGCATGCATCGGCGCTCGCTGCAGCGCAAGCTCAGCAAGCGTCCCAGTCCGGAGCGCGATCCCACGCGTTGA
- a CDS encoding RluA family pseudouridine synthase, with product MIDSDSNRKSPAAKTSVRMIKVPEDRGGQRLDNFLLGQLKGAPRSLVYKLVRSGQVRVNGGRAKAERKLEGGDEVRIPPVNLSEAGDKTPPPDAFLARMEQAIVFEDARLLVINKPSGVASHGGSGISHGAIETMRVLRPQGNLELVHRLDRDTSGLLVMAKKRSALSELQALMREDHGGIQKRYLTLLAGRMPDGVMTVDAPLHVGLRQGGERHVQVNPIGKPSVSHFKVLERRGGHSYCEVRIETGRTHQIRVHAQHIGHAVAGDDKYGDPDVNKRLREQIGLKRLFLHAASLEFALDGGNTPYVLNAPLAEELVQALDRLG from the coding sequence ATGATTGACTCCGATAGCAACCGCAAATCGCCTGCGGCCAAGACCAGCGTGCGCATGATCAAGGTCCCCGAGGACCGAGGCGGACAGCGCCTGGACAACTTCCTGCTGGGCCAGCTCAAGGGCGCGCCGCGCAGCCTGGTCTACAAGCTGGTGCGCAGTGGCCAGGTGCGGGTCAACGGCGGCCGGGCCAAGGCCGAGCGCAAGCTGGAAGGGGGCGACGAGGTCCGTATCCCGCCAGTCAATCTCAGTGAGGCAGGCGACAAGACGCCGCCGCCCGACGCCTTCCTGGCGCGGATGGAGCAGGCGATCGTGTTCGAGGATGCACGCCTGCTGGTGATCAACAAGCCGTCAGGCGTGGCTTCGCACGGTGGCAGCGGCATCAGCCACGGCGCGATCGAGACCATGCGGGTGCTGCGTCCGCAGGGCAATCTGGAGCTGGTGCACCGGCTGGACCGCGACACCTCCGGCCTGCTGGTGATGGCCAAGAAGCGTTCGGCGCTGAGCGAGCTGCAGGCACTGATGCGGGAAGACCACGGCGGGATCCAGAAGCGCTACCTGACCCTGCTGGCCGGGCGCATGCCCGACGGGGTGATGACCGTCGATGCGCCGCTGCATGTCGGCCTGCGCCAGGGCGGCGAGCGCCACGTCCAGGTCAACCCAATCGGCAAGCCTTCGGTCAGCCACTTCAAGGTGCTCGAGCGGCGCGGTGGGCATTCCTATTGCGAGGTCCGCATCGAGACCGGTCGCACCCACCAGATCCGCGTGCATGCCCAGCACATCGGTCATGCCGTGGCCGGTGACGACAAGTACGGCGATCCGGACGTCAACAAGCGGCTTCGTGAGCAGATCGGGCTGAAGCGCCTGTTCCTGCACGCCGCCTCGCTGGAATTCGCGCTCGATGGC
- the pgi gene encoding glucose-6-phosphate isomerase, producing MTHDDGFASLHQHALRLRGAGIPSLLQAEPGRVQDLALRVGPLYVNFARQKYDRAALDALLELAAARDVAGGFQRLFRGEQVNLTEGRAALHTALRGDPAGAPVATQAYAAATEVRQRMALLVQSLEASGVTDIVSVGIGGSDLGPRLVADALRPASGARFRVHFVSNVDGAAMQRTLATLDPATTAGILISKTFGTQETLLNGRILHGWLGSSERLFAVSANPERAAQTFAIPAAQVLPMWDWVGGRYSLWSSVGLPIALAIGFENFEKLLAGAAQMDAHALGAPLERNLPVLHALTDIWNRNLLGHATHAVMTYDQRLALLPAYLQQLVMESLGKRVQRDGSPVTCDTVPVWWGGAGTDVQHSFFQALHQGTSVVPADFIGCIRHDDPYQLNHQALLANLLAQTEALANGQGSDDPHRDYPGGRPSTLILLDALTPEALGALIAMYEHAVYVQSVIWNINAFDQFGVELGKQLANQLLPALQGEPVAVDDPVTREILQQLRR from the coding sequence ATGACCCACGACGACGGATTCGCCTCGCTGCACCAGCACGCCCTCCGCCTCCGCGGAGCGGGCATTCCCTCACTGCTGCAGGCCGAGCCTGGGCGCGTGCAGGACCTGGCGCTGCGGGTCGGTCCGTTGTACGTCAACTTCGCGCGGCAGAAGTACGACCGCGCGGCGCTGGATGCCCTGCTGGAACTGGCCGCCGCGCGCGACGTTGCCGGCGGTTTCCAGCGCCTGTTCCGGGGCGAGCAGGTCAACCTGACGGAAGGGCGCGCGGCCCTGCACACGGCGTTGCGCGGTGATCCGGCCGGTGCCCCGGTCGCCACCCAGGCATATGCCGCTGCCACCGAGGTACGGCAGCGCATGGCGCTGCTGGTGCAGTCGCTGGAAGCCAGCGGCGTCACCGACATCGTCAGCGTGGGCATCGGCGGTTCGGACCTCGGCCCGCGGCTGGTCGCCGATGCGCTGCGTCCGGCCAGCGGCGCGCGCTTCCGCGTGCACTTCGTTTCCAACGTGGATGGCGCGGCCATGCAGCGCACGCTGGCCACGCTGGATCCGGCCACCACGGCCGGCATCCTGATCTCCAAGACCTTCGGCACCCAGGAGACGCTGCTCAACGGCCGCATCCTGCACGGGTGGCTGGGCAGCAGCGAGCGCCTGTTCGCGGTCAGCGCCAATCCCGAACGGGCGGCGCAGACCTTTGCCATCCCCGCCGCGCAGGTGCTGCCGATGTGGGACTGGGTCGGTGGCCGCTATTCGCTGTGGTCCTCGGTCGGCCTGCCGATCGCACTGGCGATCGGGTTTGAAAATTTCGAGAAGCTGCTGGCTGGTGCCGCGCAGATGGATGCGCATGCCCTCGGTGCGCCGCTGGAGCGCAACCTGCCGGTGTTGCACGCACTGACCGATATCTGGAACCGCAACCTGCTTGGCCATGCCACGCACGCGGTGATGACTTACGACCAGCGCCTGGCGCTGCTGCCGGCCTACCTGCAGCAGCTGGTGATGGAGAGCCTGGGCAAGCGCGTGCAGCGCGATGGCAGTCCGGTCACCTGCGACACCGTGCCGGTGTGGTGGGGTGGGGCGGGTACCGATGTGCAGCACAGCTTCTTCCAGGCCCTGCACCAGGGCACCAGTGTGGTGCCGGCCGATTTCATCGGCTGCATCCGCCATGACGATCCGTACCAACTCAACCACCAGGCGCTGCTGGCCAACCTGTTGGCGCAGACCGAGGCGCTGGCCAACGGCCAGGGCAGCGATGATCCGCATCGCGACTACCCGGGCGGCCGGCCGAGCACGCTGATCCTGCTGGATGCACTGACGCCCGAAGCCCTGGGCGCGCTGATCGCCATGTACGAGCACGCGGTGTACGTGCAGTCGGTGATCTGGAACATCAACGCCTTCGACCAGTTCGGCGTCGAGCTGGGCAAGCAGCTGGCCAACCAGCTGCTGCCAGCGCTGCAGGGCGAGCCGGTTGCCGTGGACGATCCGGTGACCCGCGAAATCCTGCAGCAGCTTCGCCGCTGA